The DNA window TCGTCGCCGCCTGTCCCTCGTAGCGAATGCTCAGCACCTGCAGCTCCTCCCGAGGCGGCACGAGCTGCAGTCGCAGACTCGTCAGCGGGCGCGGTCGGTCACACGGAACAAACGTCAGCAGTCGCTGCACCGGCGGGGGTTCGCTCGCCAGTTCCTGCAGCGCGGCCAGAATCGGCGTTCCTGTCGGCGGCAATCCCTGAAACAGACATAGTGAAGACAGCGTGACACCCAGCTTCCCTTGGTGACGCCAGAAATCAATCTGCAGATTCGTAAACTCCGGTTTGGGCATGGGAAGCTCGCAGCAGAACAACGGCATCGGGGACGCGATTAAGACCTTAATCCAGGTCCCGGCATTCGGTGATGGCGCCTTCCGCGTTCGTCCTGATCCGCAGGTGGTCAGCGCGACCGATCAACGGCAAGAAGCTCCAGGGCAAGTTCACATGATAGTCAAGCGTCCCGTCCTCCTCCGCGTCCGGCGGGCCCAGGATTGCCTTGGCCTCCTCCGCTGGGCGGCCGATGAGCAGCTGCCGCAACGGACGCGATCGCAGAAACTGAAGCTTCATGTCGTCCTGCGTCGCGGGGCGTCGATGGAATTGACAAGTGGAGACGCACATCAGGCACAGCGACAAGGTGGAACCCAGGGCGATCACTGCCAGCAGGCGATTCTCATGTTTCATGGCAGAACTTTTCAAACGGGTAGCTCCCGGCAGACAGCGACCGCAGGCAGCGATGGAAGGGCGTTAATGCAGGTCGCGCAGCACCGCTTCAACCTGCTCCAGCGTTTCGCCGATCCCCTGGTGCAGCACCAGGTCGGCCAGGTGGTCGTGCGGCGTGGGGTCGCGGTTGAGGATCACCAGCGCGGCGCCGTGCTGCTTTGCCAGCAGCGGCAAGGTGGCGGCCGGTTCGACGACCAGCGAGGAGCCGATCGCCAGGAACAGGTCGGCCTGCTGGCTCAGCTTGACGGCCGCGTTAACCACCTGGGTGTCGAGTTGCTGGCCGAACGAGATCGTCGCATGCTTCAGTAAACCGCCGCAATGGGGGCAGACCGGCGGCGTTTCCTCGCGCAGGAACTGCTCGACGAGAGGATCGGCGTCAAACCGGGCGGCACAGCCCAGGCAGCCAATCTGACGGGCCGTGCCGTGCAGTTCCCAGACCATCTTGCTGCCGGCCTGCTGGTGGAGACCGTCGATATTCTGCGTAATGACGGCCTGCAGCCGGCCGGATTTTTCCCACGCAGCCAACAGGCGATGCCCGATGTTCGGCTGGCTGGAGGCGAAATCGCGGTGGGCGATCGACTTTTGTCGCCAGTATTCATGCCGGGCCGTCGCACTGGCCAGAAACTGGTCGTAATAAACGGGCTGGGACGTCGCCCAGATTCCGCCGGGAGAGCGAAAGTCGGGGATGCCGCTTTCGGTGCTGATGCCGGCTCCGGTGAAAGCGACGACCCGTTTCGCCGTCTTCAGCCGCTCTGCCAGGGGGTGCGAAGGCATGAATGTTCCGGGTGAACCTGCGGTTGAGAGAATGACCAAAGTACGCGTATAATGCCCGCACGGAATTTTCGTTTTATTCCGTCAAGATCGATTCTAACGGCGACTGGCCAGAATACTACTCTCTGGAACCACCGCCCTCAGAGGCTTTGCCCCGCGGCATTTCCCCGGTATGTTGGGTGCGCTGGAACGCATTCCGAAAGGGGAGCCAGCAAGGCAGATTTTCCCGCTATTAAGGAGTGAACTGTGGCGTCCGGAAAGTATTTATTCACGAGCGAATCGGTCAGTATGGGGCATCCCGACAAGCTGGCCGATCAGATCTCTGACGGGGTGCTCGACGCCCTCTTCGCACAGGACCCTTTTAGCCGCGTTGCTTGCGAAACGATGGTCACGACCGGTCTGGCGCTGATCGCTGGCGAAATCACCACCGAAGCGAACGTCAATTATTCCGACGTCGTCCGCAATGTGATTCGCGAAGTCGGCTACACTTCCGACACCCTGGGCATCAACGCCGACGGCTGCTCCGTGCAGGTCGCG is part of the Lignipirellula cremea genome and encodes:
- a CDS encoding SIR2 family NAD-dependent protein deacylase, with protein sequence MPSHPLAERLKTAKRVVAFTGAGISTESGIPDFRSPGGIWATSQPVYYDQFLASATARHEYWRQKSIAHRDFASSQPNIGHRLLAAWEKSGRLQAVITQNIDGLHQQAGSKMVWELHGTARQIGCLGCAARFDADPLVEQFLREETPPVCPHCGGLLKHATISFGQQLDTQVVNAAVKLSQQADLFLAIGSSLVVEPAATLPLLAKQHGAALVILNRDPTPHDHLADLVLHQGIGETLEQVEAVLRDLH